The genomic interval CGAACTCGAAAATGTGGTCGGACATCGCTACAAGAAAAGGAGGATCAACGTTTTTTAACGCCGTGTAAACTGTGTAGAGATTTCCAAACTCTTCAGCATCAATGCTCAAAATTATTGCTTTGTTTCCAAGCTTCTCCTTAAAGGGAGCAATATTTTCTTTCCTTGTAACCAAGTATATTGGGCTCAGGTTTGCCCTTGTAAACCTCTTAAGAATAAAGTCGAGGATCGTCACTCCAGGCTCAAGCTCCATTAGAGATTTGGGCCTCTCAAGAGAGTAGGGCTGGAGCCTGCTTGCAATGCCACCTGCGACGATAACCACGGGAAAAGTCATTTTTTCACAAACATGAAACAGGCAAAAAACGTTAAAATAGGTATCGTGGTGAAGGTGTTAAGCCGGCAAGTTGATATTTAAATGTAGGAACTTATTGAAGCACACGGTATGATTGTAAGCAGGAGCGTTAAGCCACTTGAGAGACTTAAGAGGAAAACAGGCGTAGAGAATCTATGGCTGTACGTCTTGGCTGAACTATCAAGAGGTGAGGATTACCCGTATTCGCTTATCAAGAGGATAAGGGAAGACTTTGGGGTAACGGCTGGGAAAGTCATCTTCTACGTTGTGACGCAGAAGCTTGAGGAAGAGGGCTTGATAAGGAGCCACTACGTCGAGAGGAGAAAGTACTTCGCGATAACTGAACAGGGCAGAGAGGTGCTAAGACAGGGGATTAGCTATTTGAAGGAGCTTTCCGAGAGACTCCACATTGTCTCTGGTATATGATTTTGCCTTTAGCAAATATCTTCCCGCCATATTGCTTTGGACTTCGCTAGAAAAATTCTTGAGCCTGTAAGCCTAGTTAACACCTTAGGTGAACTAATTGATCCTTGTAATTCGTGGAGTTGACAATAAAAAGCTTCGGGAATTTAAGGCGGAGGCTAAAAGGCGTGGTTTAAGTCTTTCACAGGCACTCGAGGAGGCTATAGAGCTGTGGCTAAAGAAGGTAGAAGCAGACGAGAATAACGCTGCCTACGAGCGGGAGAAAAACAGGCTCAAAGAATATTACGGAAAATACGCTGTATTTGCCTACGGGAAGCTCTTAGGGGTTTACGAGACGCTGGAAGATGTCACAGAGACCCTGAAGAAACTTTCGCAAAGACCTAGACATTCAATAGTTGTAAGGATAGGCATAGATGATGCAGCGAGGGCGGAAATGGAATGGTGGGGAGGATCTTTATCCAAATCAAAACTTTAAGTCCTCCCATTGGTTCTTTCGGGAAGAATCTGTATCGGAGCTAGACCCACCCGTACATGTTGAAAAACCTTTCTGTAAAATAGCGATCAACTGAGGGACCACGGCTCGTAGATTTATTGGGACATGGCTCTATGCAGTTTTTGTACGTAGAGCTCTCGTTCAAGTGTTTCGGCTTCTCGGGGCAACGGGTGGACCCCGCCTATAAGCATAGAGTATACTGCCACCTTTGCCGCCCGCTCCACGTAGCCCAAAACGGCTAGAGCCTCTTCGAGGCTTGAGCCACACGCGACTACGCCGTGGTTGGCAAGTATGACTGCCTTCTTGTCTCCGAGCGCCTCCACAGCGTTCCTAGCCAACTCCTCTGTACCCGACGGCGCGTAGCTTGCCACCCTTATCGTCCCACCAACATAGAAGGTCAGCTCCTCGAGGACGGGCTCTATGTCTACACGCTTCGCCGCTATTATCCCGGCATATATTGGGTGAGCGTGGACAACGGCTTTTACGTCCCTCCTAGCCCTATAGATAGCAACGTGGGTCTTGAACTCTACAGACGGCTTCCCGTTACCCTCCAGCACTTTTCCGTCTCCAGTAACGAGGAGAACGTCTTCCGGCTTCATCCTCGCCTTCCAGACACCGCTAGGAGAAAGAAGGAAAAGGTCTTCGCCCACCCTTACGCTGATGTTCCCGCTGTAGGCCCAGTTCATCCCATGCTCTTCGAGGAAAACAAACGCCTCGACAATCTCCCTCTTGAGATCCTCGTAAGCCATATTAGAAGTAAAGATGTTATC from Thermofilum adornatum carries:
- a CDS encoding PadR family transcriptional regulator; the protein is MIVSRSVKPLERLKRKTGVENLWLYVLAELSRGEDYPYSLIKRIREDFGVTAGKVIFYVVTQKLEEEGLIRSHYVERRKYFAITEQGREVLRQGISYLKELSERLHIVSGI
- a CDS encoding class II aldolase/adducin family protein, which translates into the protein MAYEDLKREIVEAFVFLEEHGMNWAYSGNISVRVGEDLFLLSPSGVWKARMKPEDVLLVTGDGKVLEGNGKPSVEFKTHVAIYRARRDVKAVVHAHPIYAGIIAAKRVDIEPVLEELTFYVGGTIRVASYAPSGTEELARNAVEALGDKKAVILANHGVVACGSSLEEALAVLGYVERAAKVAVYSMLIGGVHPLPREAETLERELYVQKLHRAMSQ